GATTCCCCAGAAACCCGGTACCGACGGCAGCGCAATAAAAAAACAGACAATAATCATCACCGCCGACAGCTCCAGAAAAGTCAGATTAATGCCCGGGCAGCCCAGCGCCATCAAATAATACGAAAGCGCCGACAGATACCAAACCAGGAAAGACAGCAGAATGCAAATAACGATCTTGAGCGGACGCTTGATCAGCCCGAATCCGGCCGCGAAATTTTCAACCAGCCGGGCCAACGGCAGGGACAATTTTTCCCGTACCTTGGACTTGAAATCCGGACCGGCGCCGATGAGCAGCGACGGAATTTTATAGATGGCCGCCTTGATCCATTGCTGGACTTTCTCGAGACTGAGTAAAACGATTCCAGCCACTAAAACCAGAGACGCTTTCAGCATGCCGCCGGCAATCATCTCCAGAACACCCCGGTTCAGCCGATATTTCCCGTAAGATATCATCAGGTCCGGATCCATCCGGACGTTGGCCAGGACCACCGCAAAAAAGGCGATTAACAGTCCGATGTCAAACACCCGCTCGGCTGCCACG
This is a stretch of genomic DNA from Desulfobacterales bacterium. It encodes these proteins:
- a CDS encoding lysylphosphatidylglycerol synthase transmembrane domain-containing protein, producing MKKKLTLSLLLGAGVSAAALYFAFKNVPFKALVDYLAIINYWWVVPSVAVALLTFVIRAIRWQVILGGKAAGIGFWQAFHPMMIGFMINCILPGRAGEVARPIILSKKDKVPFTTGLATVAAERVFDIGLLIAFFAVVLANVRMDPDLMISYGKYRLNRGVLEMIAGGMLKASLVLVAGIVLLSLEKVQQWIKAAIYKIPSLLIGAGPDFKSKVREKLSLPLARLVENFAAGFGLIKRPLKIVICILLSFLVWYLSALSYYLMALGCPGINLTFLELSAVMIIVCFFIALPSVPGFWGIWEAGGVFALSLFGVPAKEAAGMTLVVHAISVFPVIIGGLISAVITGINIWRITYTKVE